One region of Oryzomonas sagensis genomic DNA includes:
- a CDS encoding P-loop NTPase: MTEHIALYGKGGVGKSTLTSNLSAALAEAGFSVLQVGCDPKGDSCSLLNSGDPIPTVFDLLRERGEITGDAVAHKGFKGVTCVELGDPFGSGQCGSSEIARALAELKRIDLFGAIAPDFVLYDISGDSTCSSFYAPIQQIGVRRVFVVTTADFMSLHAANAIFRMLDRYGESNVPVPVGGLIPNSITSSFEESFIADFAVQTRTRTMGRIPRSLMVRQCELYGKTVIEASPLSNQSYFYRRLANQIVDEATSQPGLAVPMQPEELRAWARTWGDRIYALENGLVTDGAAI; the protein is encoded by the coding sequence ATGACAGAACACATCGCATTATACGGCAAGGGTGGAGTGGGGAAATCCACCTTGACCTCCAACCTCAGCGCCGCCCTGGCAGAAGCAGGTTTCAGTGTCCTGCAGGTGGGGTGTGATCCGAAAGGCGACTCGTGCAGTCTCCTCAACAGCGGCGATCCCATCCCGACGGTGTTCGATCTTTTACGGGAACGGGGCGAGATCACTGGTGATGCCGTTGCCCACAAGGGGTTCAAAGGGGTCACCTGCGTCGAGTTGGGTGATCCGTTCGGCTCGGGCCAATGCGGGTCGTCCGAGATAGCCCGCGCGCTTGCGGAGTTGAAGAGGATCGACCTGTTCGGGGCCATCGCGCCCGACTTCGTGCTCTACGACATCTCCGGCGACAGCACCTGCTCCAGCTTCTATGCCCCGATCCAGCAGATCGGCGTCCGGCGGGTATTTGTGGTCACAACGGCCGATTTCATGTCGCTGCATGCCGCCAACGCCATCTTCAGGATGTTGGACCGCTATGGCGAATCGAATGTGCCGGTCCCGGTGGGGGGACTGATCCCCAACAGCATAACCAGTTCGTTCGAGGAGTCGTTTATCGCCGATTTCGCCGTGCAGACCCGCACCCGCACCATGGGGCGCATCCCCCGTTCCCTGATGGTCAGGCAGTGCGAACTGTACGGCAAGACCGTCATCGAGGCGTCGCCCCTCTCCAACCAGTCCTATTTCTACCGCAGGCTGGCCAATCAGATCGTTGACGAGGCCACGTCCCAGCCGGGCCTGGCTGTGCCGATGCAGCCCGAAGAACTGCGGGCATGGGCGCGGACGTGGGGAGACCGGATCTATGCCCTTGAAAACGGACTGGTTACCGATGGGGCTGCGATTTGA
- a CDS encoding class I SAM-dependent methyltransferase yields the protein MAAVAESVKRYSRFFKKQNAAKVLDYGTGTMRNALYLAQEGFRVYAADLPEQVERLGGCPAVRHVERLLATDELSRSDLNVDLVLSTYVFNIIMNGAERHAYLKNAVANLRPGGYLLMEVRCRKPQERCDTTCNDYFSCAECSKTLTHEELDTLLAPHGLRRISHYYRSHAVAAIYQMDRA from the coding sequence ATGGCAGCCGTAGCCGAGAGTGTGAAACGTTATAGCCGTTTCTTCAAAAAACAGAATGCCGCAAAGGTCCTGGACTACGGGACCGGCACCATGCGCAACGCCCTTTACCTGGCACAGGAGGGGTTCCGGGTCTATGCCGCCGACCTGCCGGAACAGGTGGAAAGGCTGGGAGGGTGCCCGGCCGTTCGCCATGTGGAGCGCCTGCTTGCCACCGATGAACTGTCCCGTAGCGACCTGAACGTGGATCTGGTGCTGTCCACCTATGTGTTCAACATCATCATGAATGGCGCCGAACGGCACGCCTACCTGAAAAATGCCGTCGCCAACCTGCGGCCGGGCGGTTACCTGTTGATGGAGGTGCGGTGCCGCAAGCCGCAGGAGCGCTGCGACACGACCTGCAACGACTATTTCTCGTGTGCGGAATGCTCCAAAACCCTTACCCACGAGGAACTCGATACCCTTTTGGCCCCCCACGGCCTGCGGCGCATCAGCCATTATTACCGCAGTCATGCGGTGGCAGCCATCTACCAGATGGACCGGGCGTAG